The Candidatus Nitrosotenuis cloacae DNA window AAAAAAACTATTGCATTCCTGCACGACACACTACAATAATGTTATTTTATCAAAACCACTGGACAGTGCGCATTGAGCGCAATGTTTGTCGAGACTCTGCCCAGCATCATCTCCTTTACCATTCCCTTCCCGTGAGTACCCATCACGATATAGTCAACCTTTCTCATGCTTGCAAATGATATTATGGAATCAGCTATCGTGCTTGATTCTAGAAGCACTGCATCGAAATGAATCTGAAATTTTGCACTTAGTGTCTCAAGCGTCTTGAATGCCTGCCTGAACTCGGCGTTCCTGCTCTTGCGAACCGACTTTTGTCTGCTCGGCGTGTCGTTTACCCATTCTGACTCCTGGTCCTCGTTTGTTACTGATATAGCTATTATGGATGCTCCGTACTTTCTTGCTAGGTCTAGCGCGTGTCCAAATGCGCGTATCGCATGCTTGGAATTGTCAAACGGGACAAGTATGTTTCTGATCAGCGATGTGTTCACTATTTCGCAATGGTTCGGATCCGTGCACACTATCTGACTGCGCTCTGCCAATGTTTGTAGTGTCACATTCGGTTTAAAATAGACGAGTTTGTGCATCACGAAAAGACGTGTCTTTCCAGCCTCAAACAATCTGAAATCAATTTAAGAAGTGAAAAACAACCAAACAGTGGCCGCAATGAAGAATCAGAGTT harbors:
- a CDS encoding universal stress protein, whose protein sequence is MAERSQIVCTDPNHCEIVNTSLIRNILVPFDNSKHAIRAFGHALDLARKYGASIIAISVTNEDQESEWVNDTPSRQKSVRKSRNAEFRQAFKTLETLSAKFQIHFDAVLLESSTIADSIISFASMRKVDYIVMGTHGKGMVKEMMLGRVSTNIALNAHCPVVLIK